The DNA region CTGACTGACtctgttccctctcctcctgtctctgatCCTGTCTTTGATCCTGTCTTTGATCctgtcttcctcctgcagatgaTGCGTCTTCGCGTGTCCTCGCTGCAGCGCTCGGGGCAGAAGCGTCAGGATGGCGAGCGCCTGCTTCTTCCCCACGAAGCCGTGTATCGTCTGGACTTCAACATCCAGGGGCTGAACTTCTCCCGCTGGTGTTTCTCCCTCTCCGGCCACGGCCGTGTCACCATCACTGGTATTTCCCAGAACTGGACCCCCGACCTCACCCACCTGATGACCCGGCAGCTGCTGGAGCCCATCGGGACGTTCTGGCGAAACGCCGACGACCCCGAGGACTCGGCGATCAAGTGCCTGGAAGCGGACATGCAGGAGTTCTGTGAGAGGATCGCTGAGCTGGCCAAGGTCAGGAAGGTCATGTACTTCCTGTTTGCTTTCAAGGACGGAGCAGAGGCAGCGAACGTCAGCTGCTCGCTGGAGTTCACACCAGAAATATGACTTCTCTCTTTTCACCAGAACAAACCTGTAGCTGCAATATTGTGTTCAATGTGTGACctttaagaaaaacacagtccagcagcagagagaaccAATCGTTGACCGTCTCCCTCCAGCTCAGAGTTTTGAAATGTATAGTTTtcataatataaacatttagtaAAAGAACGAATCATCTATGAGAAGAAAATTAAGAAGTTTAACTGCACTTAATATGGAACTAATTCTCTATTCTCTTTGCTACTTGATGATCAATGTATCATAAATCatcaatattcaaatattttaaattcataTAGAAACATGAGAACTCATGAAACATTTCTATACACACTATTTAACGGTGATTTTGAAGCCTCGTTAAtcaattaacattttttatgtATCACCATGAAATTATcttgaaaactaaataaatatctgtAAGAAACTaagtaaaacatgtaaacaaataaTGCCTTTATTGATCAGCTGTTTACTGTGATAATAACATGAGtaacttgttgtttttctttgtttttttttgtattttaagtagaaataaaacaattggcTGTGAATGGAAATATCAAATGTTCCCGTTGCATGACTTTCAGCCTGAGAGATCAATGGAGTCTATTAAATATCGACTGAAAGCCGTCTGCGTTCTCATTGGTTGGATTATTATCTGTGTCACTGGACAGAGGACGAGGGGACAAACCAGAGGACGAGTCACGTTTTAAAATAGAGTCAAAACCAAAACCCCTCCTCAAAGGGTTTTATGAAGATGTAAGGTCAGTATTGATGTGATGGAatatgaagaaagagaaaataggtattttcttcctgtgtggtttGTCCCAGTCCCACCAGAGGCTCAGTTTCAGaaccagtgtttgtgtttggaccACCGACGGGTGTCAGGACAACCGGCTGCTCCTCAGAGGCAGCGACACCGAAAACAGACTTTCCTTCAGCTGATGGaaaactgagctgcagagaagacCTCCGGGACCGGAGAGCGGGAAGCAGCCaggtggaaagagagaagacagaaagCTCAGAAAGCAAAGAGGAAGCACAGCACGAGTCTCACACTCACTtcaacagctgcagaaacattaGGATTAACTctgaattataataataataataataataataataataataacagcttCAGATTCTCATTAACCATTTCACTGCTACTTGACTCTACACTAAAGAAGTGTCGTCAGGCTTTTGTTTAATCCCAGATTAAAATCGACCTAAAGATAAGTCGCCACTAAACTTCATAACGTGACCAGATCTATTTCTGAAGTTATCTACACAGAACTGAGGATGTTCAGGTTCTTGTCCTTCACGGAGGAGGTCGATCCCAAACATCAGTCTGGAGTCAGCTGacgacacagagacacacatctTAAACACCTGCAGGTCGACACAGGACAATTcgttttgttattattttgaattttgTGAGAAACAAATGCTTCTCATGGCAGCTGCTGGGTGAACTGGTGGAGCTTTAATTCCAACTGACAGAAAATCCATTGGCTTGATGACAGTGTTTTCATAGTCACTGGCGCCACCTAATGGATGAAATATGTCAGTGTTACACACAGATGTAAGTGCAGGTTCCTGGAGTTGCCTCCACCAACGGGCTTCAGGTTCCTTTCACTGTAATCTGCACAACCCTAACCACACTACACACTTATCTAAAGTCAACACACGCCCAGTCGCACACATCTGACTTCCACGTACTTGTCCACacccatcaacacacacacacaccactcaaCACACACGTAGACTCTGTGTGCATGAAACCCGCACTACCGGCTGAGCCACACCTCACACGGCTCACAGGgttgatccccagctcctcctgtcCACGTGACAAAGAGCTCTTAAGCTACGCACTGAACCAAGTGGCTCTGATAGTCAGACGTGGTGTCGTGCTGCCATCTCTCCGTGAGTGTGTGAGCTCATTGCTGGTCGACTTAAAGCACTTTGGATAAAGGTTCTGTATTCAAGTTGTTGGTTCACCACCCGCTCACATACACATCATTTAGCTACAGCCTGTTGGGACTGAAGAGAAGAGTCTGAAGTCTGAGAGTCAAGATCTGATCTGATGATGGACTCTGATCCATTGATtccaaacctgtgtgtgtgtgtgcgtgtgcgtgtgtgtgtcaccttctGCCACAGCGACTCTCTGAAGGCCAGGCTGGAGCAGGCGGCCACGAACCAGCAGTTTCCCAGCTGACCCTGGTGCAGGTCGTGGGCACTGATGCCGTCCACGAACAGATGGGGGTCGCTGCATAACTCCTGGAAGAGAAGGATAATTAGAATCAGTGTGAGGATTTAGAATCAGAGGCCTCTCAACCGGGCggtgtttatttttctgatgaGTGATGACACTTTcagaaacatctttaaacaTCAGAgccaaagaaacaaagaaagaactTTCAAATATCAAAAGATTTGTCTGAACTGAATCGATTACTGATCAAGTCCAgctgatgagaggaggagaattcATTCATGATATCATTCACTTTAGATTTGTGCTGTAAAGTGAATTTCTAGAGTTACGTCTGTGGtcgacctgcagctgctgcacaggaGCCGTCCAGtgacctgcagctggaggatGTGTTCCCACTGGGCAGCTGTGGGATGTGTTCCCACTGGGCAGCTGTGGGATGAGTTCCCACTGGGCAGCTGCCATGTGTGGATGAATGTGAGGGCGTAGCCAGATCCTCAGTCGGCCATTAGGAGGTAAACACCGGGTAAAGAAACTGAAAGTTCAGAGTCAAACAAACCACAGCGAGCAGGACGGCAGCCAAATGATGGAGCTGAGATAAACCAGAGACACACCCCCCACCAGAGACCAGGACGTGAACATGTGATACACTAAGCTCACTTCATATCATCTAGAGATTGTGTTGCTTCCTTTGTGCTAAACCTACAGCTTCatatttatgtgtgttattAATCTTCTAATCTACCTGAAAGTATGTGAACACTGATACTGTTGACACCGTCCTTGATATTATCAAAGCATTAAATCTGTCAGGCTCCATAAACCAGTTTTAAGATATGAAGGCGTATAATTGATAGTTGGAGAAGTTTCAGTTGAAACCGACAGtaacaagaagaaagaaactaTTCCAGAgttcagagacagaggacagaacacGTCTCTTCATCTTGAATCCAGTCCTCAGGATGTCGGGCAGCAGATCTGAGGAACtgaatgttgtgtttcctgctttAAACTGACTGAAAATTAGAAGCCAACATTTAAAGtacatgtattatatatatatatacacacagtatatatatatatatatgtacctAAACACATGTGTTCAACCACAACAGGTCCCGCCTGGGTGGTTCTCCTGCAgcaactccacacacacacacacactcacacaagagAAATATAG from Platichthys flesus chromosome 4, fPlaFle2.1, whole genome shotgun sequence includes:
- the ompa gene encoding olfactory marker protein a; amino-acid sequence: MAEPPSDTVGLTFREDTALTKMMRLRVSSLQRSGQKRQDGERLLLPHEAVYRLDFNIQGLNFSRWCFSLSGHGRVTITGISQNWTPDLTHLMTRQLLEPIGTFWRNADDPEDSAIKCLEADMQEFCERIAELAKVRKVMYFLFAFKDGAEAANVSCSLEFTPEI